One Cryptomeria japonica chromosome 9, Sugi_1.0, whole genome shotgun sequence genomic window carries:
- the LOC131858624 gene encoding glucan endo-1,3-beta-glucosidase-like has protein sequence MTVNKAKFKRLLRDGHATFFTNEVKNGYFWRLHLDNIRNFNLTFDRIYKEIKRNPSKSKIKRTWFGWKVLWGGLRAKAIGVCYRRVGDNLPPPVEVAAMYTSNKIGEMRIYDVDQEALQAFQNTNIQVIVGVLNENLPSIASSQDTTNQWVAANIQPHYPKIQFKYISVGNEILPDTSFTTNLLPAMKNIYTALQSLNLQDQIKVSTTMPMSVLSNSYPPSAGTFSPNIIPIISPILNFLSQTKSPFLAHVYTYFAYISDPKDISLAYALFQMETPNDVGYKNLFDASVDALIYAMEALGHLDIPIVIAESGWPYDGNPNGGANVSNAQTYNNNFIKHVLSGEGTPRRPNQIIEAFVFAMFNENLKPGDLTEKHFGLFQPTKEPVYPVNFKG, from the exons ATGACGGTTAACAAAGCTAAGTTCAAAAGGTTGCTTAGGGATGGACATGCTACGTTCTTTACTAACGAAGTTAAGAATGGATACTTCTGGAGGCTGCACCTGGACAATATCCGCAATTTCAACCTTACTTTTGATCGCATCTACAAGGAAATTAAAAGAAACCCTAGCAAATCCAAGATCAAAAGAACTTGGTTTGGATGGAAGGTGCTTTGGGGTGGACTGC GTGCAAAAGCCATAGGAGTATGCTATAGAAGAGTGGGTGACAACTTACCACCTCCAGTGGAAGTGGCAGCCATGTACACTTCCAACAAAATAGGGGAAATGAGAATATATGATGTTGATCAGGAGGCTCTCCAAGCATTCCAAAACACAAACATACAAGTAATAGTGGGAGTCCTTAATGAGAATCTCCCCTCCATTGCATCCAGCCAAGACACAACAAACCAGTGGGTTGCAGCCAACATTCAACCCCACTACCCCAAAATCCAATTCAAATACATTTCAGTGGGCAATGAGATACTTCCTGATACATCCTTCACAACCAATCTCCTTCCTGCCATGAAAAATATTTACACTGCACTCCAATCACTGAATCTGCAGGACCAAATCAAGGTCTCTACAACAATGCCCATGTCTGTACTCAGCAATTCTTATCCTCCCTCTGCAGGAACTTTCAGCCCTAATATCATCCCAATCATTAGTCCCATCCTGAACTTCCTTTCACAGACAAAATCCCCATTCCTAGCACATGTATACACCTATTTTGCCTACATCTCTGATCCCAAAGACATTTCTCTGGCTTATGCACTGTTCCAAATGGAGACTCCCAATGATGTGGGGTACAAGAACTTATTTGATGCAAGTGTAGATGCCCTCATTTATGCCATGGAAGCTTTGGGCCATTTAGACATTCCCATTGTTATTGCTGAAAGTGGGTGGCCTTATGATGGGAATCCAAATGGCGGTGCAAATGTATCCAATGCCCAGACTTACAACAATAACTTTATCAAGCATGTTTTGTCTGGGGAGGGGACTCCTAGGAGGCCTAACCAAATCATTGAGGCTTTTGTGTTTGCCATGTTTAATGAAAATCTGAAGCCTGGAGACCTTACTGAGAAGCATTTTGGGCTCTTTCAGCCTACTAAAGAACCAGTTTACCCTGTCAACTTTAAAGGTTGA